Below is a genomic region from Pseudomonas extremaustralis.
ACTGTACTGAATCTGCTTCGTATCCTGATACTCGTCGACAAGAATGAGTGCGAAGAGCTTCGACAACAGCACACTGATCGCCGGATTCAGGTCGATCAGCTGGCTGGCATGCCACAGGATCAGCTCAAAGTCTATTTGCCTGTTCTCGGCCAGAATCCTGAAATACTCAGCCAAAACCCGATGAATGATTGCGTGCTTTCCCGCGTTCGGGCAGCCCAGGTAGTAGCCGTCAGTGGTGAAGAAATAATCGCAATCGTAGTGAGAGACTCGTTGAGATGCGTATGGCGCGCATAACCGCTCCAGCAACTTCTCTCGTTCATGCTGATCGATTACCCGGTACCCGGGCGCAAGCTCAGGCGCATAGATGCCATATGGTTTGATGATCCATTCCAGGCAGAAAGAGTGAATCGTGCCGATCCAGAGCCGCGACGTATCCACCCCGAGATCTTCAATGCGCTCCTGGATTTCGTCCGCCGCCCGGTGCGTGTAGGTGATGGCAACGATGAATTGCCTGTCCGACTCCAGGCGTGAGAGCTCGTATGCAATCTTGTAGGTTAGGGCCCTCGTCTTTCCGCTGCCAGGACATGCCACCAGAAACACACTTCCGGGCAGCAGGACCGCCTCGCTCTGCTCGGCGTTCAGCTCCCGGCTCGTCCAGGTGAACATCACTCCACGTCGGCCAGGATGGCGTGAATCTGGTCGTTGCGGAGCGCAGGTCCCATAGCTGCCTTGAGCGCCACTAGGTCAAGCGTGCCCTGCCTATAAGCGTTGAGCCGTGCTGTCGCAACATCTGCCACAGCCTGCGGGATGTCCCCTCCCGAAAGCGCGCACTTGACTCTGTAGCTGTAGATATTGAAGAAGAGCTCCACGGTCAAGCTCTCCCGCGCAAAGAAGATGGCCTTACTTATGTACCCGGGAAGGACCGTCTTGTGATTGATGTGCTCGCCAAGAAGAATCGCGAACCAGCCTTTGCCCTGATTCGCCGCCATCGTAAGCACTCGCCTGCCGTACTGTGCCTTGTCCCCCGACATAAGCTCCGCAATGGCGGTCGCCTTAGTGGCCGCTTGCGTATAGACAAGCGGTACAATCGAAGCCATTTGACGTCCATTGCCGGCTGAAATGAAGTCGACCTCCAGCGTGTGGTCTGCGTAGTGCACCGAGAGCCAATCGTTGCCATTCGCGAACGCATCGAGCGCAACCTTGCGTGCAGCACCAACCACTTGTGATGCTAGGCATTTCGCTTTGAACTTTGCTTCAGCTTCTGGCTCGCCGGGAATGGGGGTCGTGTCCACAATCGCTGCGTCCAGGTCGGTGATGATGCTGCAGCGCTTCCTGATTCTCGTGTCGTGGAAGAGGACCGCTACGTTCTGGAAACCCGTACTGCGAATGTTGATCAAACTGACTCCGAGCTCATCCAAGCTTAGGCCGACAACTTTCTTGAACAGAATCGGGATTAGGATTTCCTCTGCGTCACCCTCAACTAGGACAACGCTTTTGGCAAACAGTAGGTTGCTACGAACGGCGTCGAGATAGCGCTGAATATTCCCGATCTCGCTAGGCGACAGGCCTGTTGCCGGCTGATAGGCCTCGCATGCAACGCCGCGACGACCAAGAATGTTCACGTTCTGGACGCTGCTGACCTCAGAGATATGCGTTGAATGCGTTGAATAGATGATCTGAGTGTCGTCGTAGGCAATGCGGTCAAAGAGCGTCTTTTGGATGTGGGTGTGGATATGTGCTTCCGGCTCCTCGATGACGAGAAAGTTCGCTATGGATTGGTGCGCCTTCTGATACTTGAACTCAAGCAGCTTCAGCGTCAGAAATATGAGGTTTGCGCCCCCCAGGCTCAGTTCGTGAATCCCGCCTTCGTAGCCCTCGGCCGACTCACCGACAAAGAGCTTGAGCGACTGAAAGAGCTTGTCCGCTTCGTCCGAAAGATCGGATTTGATCGACAGCGAACTCGGAGAGTAGGTCTCCCCTGCCGCATCTTTGATCGTGTCGCGAATGTCCGTCCGGACCGTTTGCACGTCCTCAAGTGCCTCAATCGAATTGTTCAACGCCAGCACTTGCGCCACTATCGGCGCCATTGTGGCGGGTGCTATCTCACCGCTCTTGCTCTTGAGCAGTGTGAGTAGTGGGTTCGTCCGATTGTTGTGGAACTCGGCGACGACGTCGCGGAGAGCCTGAATGAAGGTAAAGGAGACCTCCTGACTCACCGACAAGAACACAGGCAAACGCGATCCAATTCGAGGATCGTCAACCTCCCCACTGAATACGCAGTTATCAAAGTCGCCCACAAGACTCTTGTAGACTACCTCGTTACCGAAGTTAGCCTCGCTCCTGCCAGTGAAGAGTGTCTCATAGTCAGCAATAGTTATGGCCTGTCGGATAGCGGCCAATCCGGCCAAATCGCCATCATCCAGACTTGCCAGCTTTAGGCGCACTTCTTTCTTCGGCCGAAAGATAAGGTTGTAGGTTGCCCGGCCAACGGCAGCATCCCCTATAACCCCAGCGCCATGCAGGAATAGCGCCTGGATTGCCTCGTCAGGCCCTATTTCATCGAACTCCAGGCTGATGATGATCCAGTGGCCCCGCCACTGCTCGAGTCCCCGGTGAAAGTCCGACTCATCCAGCTTGAACGCCGCGCGGACCATGTTGTCATCCAGCAGCAGGCGTATAGCGCGAAAGAGATTGGTCTTACCAGATCCATTCTCGCCAATGATCGTGTTAACGCCTTTGCTGAGCACGAGTGTCGTATTGGCAAAGTTGCGGTAGTTGACTACCGACAGTTTCGATATGTGCATGGCGCGATGTCCTCCCGGTGTCCACTGCACTTCGCTACTGCAGGCTCCGCCCATGCTATCGAAACGCTACTCATGTTGAAACCTCGGGTTTGCCTTGTACCTCAGCGCTCGCTCGGTCGCCTTGCCTGCTCGTGCCTTATCGGTTCCAACTAGCAACGCTCGGGGCAACGCACCGAACTAGCATTGAGTCGCCGACATGACCTCCATCCCGCCCTCGGTCGCCTTCATCTACCTGGCTGTGGTCATCCACGGATGGAGCCGGCACGTGATCGGTTGATCGGGGACCGTTTTAGGCACAGCAGGCGGCGACGGAAGATAGTTTCAAAATTGCAAGTTGCCATCTGTGGAGTTTCTACTGCTCAACCTTCGCATCCTGCATGACCGACACAACGGAGAAAGTGAACAGCAAGCGTCAACTCACGGCTGAAAGCTGCTGATGGCGACAGGCAGCTTTTGGCCTGTTGTTGTCTGTCGCGACCGGCTGGTTTGGATCGGTTCCCGCCGGTCGCAGCGGACTGGTTCAGATCCTCTCCGGCCGATCAGAGATCGGTCGGGTGGTTCCTCGGTGTCAAGGGGGCAATCAGCGCTGCCCCGGTGTTTTTCACGTTACCCACCGCCATGCGGATCTGATATCCGCTGTTACAACCATGAGCACCACCACAGCCGCATCCGCTTCGTGACCCCGGCGCAGCAGCATCGCGATGAGGATCATCAGGTGCTGGCCAGGGATTATGCGCTGTACCAGCAAACTCGCCATAAACACCCGCATCGCTGGCAGGTGCAACGCGAAATTGGCAACCTGTCGGTGCCGTCACACTCAACCTAGAGAGGGAGCAAACGGCACTGAAAAGCACGACTGACGCGACACTACCTTGAGAAACACCGGGGACACGGGGCGATTCGTGGCGTATCTTTTCCCTGTTGCCCAGGGAGATCGCATCAGTGGATAAGCCGGCCGAAGATCGAAGCGTCACAGTACTCAAAGGGCTGATCAAGAAGCCCGAAATCCCGGTGTCTGTCGACTCTATGAATCCCATCAGCGCGACGGCACCAGACTGTCTTGCCCAAGTTGTCGTCTTAGCCGAAGAAGTTTTCGAAGACAAGGCCGTTGCCACCTCATGGATGACCACGGCTAACAATGCCTTGGGTGGGAAAACGCCCGTCTCTCTTTGCGAGACTGAGATTGGCGCTCACCAGGTGCTCAGGGTATTGCGTGCAATTGAGTGGGGCGGTGTAGCGTAACAGGCACTCAGCATGGCCAAGGTCTGGGTCGCAGCTAAGAGGTGTGAGCAATTGGAAGCCCCGGAGGTACTGCCTGCATGAAATTATGCCGGCCTTGGTCTAGAGTGATTTGCGGTATCCCAAACGGATAACTGGCTAGGACAGCCAACCTCTCGAAAGGAACTCGACCATGCCTATTCTTCGCTACCTATCCATTTCCCTCGCGTCTGCCCTGGTGGCTTCTTATGCGGCCCTCTGGCTGGCCAAGCCGGCACCCCTGGAGCAGCTCCATAGCGTGGTGCGCCCGCCGTTGAACATTGAGCAGCAGGGGGATGATCTAATGCTGTGGGGTGGCTGGAGCACGGTGGCCGGTTACGAACCACCTGGAGTGAATGCAGTTGAGATCCGCTGCAACCGCGGCAACGGCAGCTGCCTGGAGGCCTATGCCTCAATCCTCCACCACGACGAAGGGGAAGACCTGGAAGCCCAGGTGTTCAACTACGAGGTGGTGGAGTGGACGGAGCAGATGCTGCATGCCATCGGTGTGATGCCCCATGCCGACTGCGTGACACGCAGCCTGGTGGTGGCGCTGCCGGATGGCTCCGCTTCCCTGGAGCTGTTGCCGAAAGGCGATGACTGCGAGTTCGATGCCAGCGCCGCCATGTTGGTGGGTGACCCGCTTTAGCCCTGACAGGCAGCAGCCACCTTGAAAATCGCCGTTGACATGAGGCCCGGCGGATCAAAAAACGACCAATTATTATTGCTTTAATAATTCCAAATAATTTCAACAATCGCTGTCTTATGCGTCGGCTGGACTGGATGCGATTGAGGTAACCGTAGATGTAGATCTTCAACAACACCGCGGGGGGATAGGACGGCCGCCCGGTTACAGCTGGGACCACCCCGTCGAACTCCAGGGTCGCCAGGTCGAGTTGTTCGACAAAGGCCTCAACCACCCGGATTGGGTTCTCTTCAGCGACGAAGTCATCCAGGCACTCTGGCAGCAAACTAACTTGTGTACGGCTCGCCTCTTCGATGAATCGCTTCACGTCGCCCCCGCTGACGTTGCTTCAGCAACTCTAGGCGAGACTGGCGCTTTCACACAGCCTGGGCCGTTACCTGCCAGTCGCGAATGGCCGAAGTCGACCCGAAGCCGACGTCCGGGAAAATAAATTACGCCGACTCCTTTAATATTGGGTATGGCTCGTCGATTCTAGGGGCTCTCGTTGGAAGAGTTAGGCCTCATCGCAGGGTGCCAATGTAAGATCAACAACTTGAGCCAAGTACTCCATTTCTCTTTCGCCGGAGTCAACAAACGCGC
It encodes:
- a CDS encoding ATP-dependent nuclease — protein: MHISKLSVVNYRNFANTTLVLSKGVNTIIGENGSGKTNLFRAIRLLLDDNMVRAAFKLDESDFHRGLEQWRGHWIIISLEFDEIGPDEAIQALFLHGAGVIGDAAVGRATYNLIFRPKKEVRLKLASLDDGDLAGLAAIRQAITIADYETLFTGRSEANFGNEVVYKSLVGDFDNCVFSGEVDDPRIGSRLPVFLSVSQEVSFTFIQALRDVVAEFHNNRTNPLLTLLKSKSGEIAPATMAPIVAQVLALNNSIEALEDVQTVRTDIRDTIKDAAGETYSPSSLSIKSDLSDEADKLFQSLKLFVGESAEGYEGGIHELSLGGANLIFLTLKLLEFKYQKAHQSIANFLVIEEPEAHIHTHIQKTLFDRIAYDDTQIIYSTHSTHISEVSSVQNVNILGRRGVACEAYQPATGLSPSEIGNIQRYLDAVRSNLLFAKSVVLVEGDAEEILIPILFKKVVGLSLDELGVSLINIRSTGFQNVAVLFHDTRIRKRCSIITDLDAAIVDTTPIPGEPEAEAKFKAKCLASQVVGAARKVALDAFANGNDWLSVHYADHTLEVDFISAGNGRQMASIVPLVYTQAATKATAIAELMSGDKAQYGRRVLTMAANQGKGWFAILLGEHINHKTVLPGYISKAIFFARESLTVELFFNIYSYRVKCALSGGDIPQAVADVATARLNAYRQGTLDLVALKAAMGPALRNDQIHAILADVE
- a CDS encoding MbcA/ParS/Xre antitoxin family protein; this encodes MDKPAEDRSVTVLKGLIKKPEIPVSVDSMNPISATAPDCLAQVVVLAEEVFEDKAVATSWMTTANNALGGKTPVSLCETEIGAHQVLRVLRAIEWGGVA